Proteins co-encoded in one Plasmodium cynomolgi strain B DNA, scaffold: 1035, whole genome shotgun sequence genomic window:
- a CDS encoding hypothetical protein (putative): protein MRKLHSGKKKLDFIIHIRIIKSSYPFLIDTWNLYEEFDKPVVDEETILYYDYICQVVLGMTDRKNEKYKNVCKKLMNNLDVYHSATRMKPISPSSKRCKTMNYWLYHVINKVKIPAELINKIFKKSNDIVFSDPDKHICFNTYDEKIIDPLKIIKLYNLQENIEIFLSTLKQKGSDNYCFCKKYIYECVDIYKDMNRLYCTNTDYRNNKYKSTCDILSSFNSSYMEYLYRKLDADEKIPSLLSEENEPFEKCLSAQDSIRVSTIEHANSNSSTTGGVSTAFGTIAGATSILALIYKVNTRIILNV, encoded by the coding sequence tatccatttttaatagatACATGGAATTTGTATGAAGAATTTGATAAACCTGTAGTTGATGAAGAAACGatattatattatgattACATCTGCCAAGTGGTTCTAGGAATGACTGAtaggaaaaatgagaaatacaaaaatgtttGCAAGAAACTTATGAATAATTTAGATGTATATCATAGTGCTACAAGAATGAAACCAATAAGTCCTAGTAGTAAACGTTGTAAAACTATGAACTACTGGTTGTATCACGTAATAAATAAGGTTAAAATACCGGCTGAgttaattaataaaattttcaaaaaatccAATGATATAGTATTTTCAGACCCCGATAAgcatatatgttttaatacatatgatgaaaaaattatagatcctttaaaaataataaaattatacaatttgcaagaaaatattgaaatttttcttaGTACTTTGAAACAAAAAGGTAGTGATAATTATTGCttctgtaaaaaatatatatacgaatgtgttgatatatataaagataTGAATCGTTTGTACTGTACTAATACAGATTACAGGAATAACAAATACAAAAGTACTTGTGATATACTAAGTAGCTTTAATAGCTCCTATATGGAATACCTTTATAGAAAATTAGACgcagatgaaaaaatacCATCCTTATTatcagaagaaaatgaaccttttgaaaaatgttTATCAGCACAAGATAGCATAAGAGTATCTACCATTGAACATGCTAATTCTAATAGTTCTACAACAGGGGGTGTGTCAACAGCTTTTGGCACAATTGCTGGAGCAACATCCATATTAGcattaatatataaggttaatacaAGGATAATTTTGAATGTATAA